Proteins encoded within one genomic window of Brachybacterium sp. P6-10-X1:
- the der gene encoding bifunctional cytidylate kinase/GTPase Der, translated as MHTSAPHDPSAPASPGLGQGITIAIDGPAGSGKSSVSRLVAEALDGGILDTGAMYRAVTWSCLDGDVDLADREAVAAVAEAIDLDLGTDPAGATVVVGGIDITAEIRTERISQRVSDVATNTLVRAILQRRQREVLFATADARGFCVAEGRDITTVVAPDAHVRVLLTASDEERMRRRAAELDLEDSADTRARMADQVLRRDRDDSTVSEFLTAAEGVDTVDTTGLGIEDVVEQVLMRVAAAETAREEQLHGSAEAAPAASAPAWPGSAAADPDGSSDQELEAALRVGLEDYELDETDRELLEGGDGDAAPAAAPRNLPVVAVVGRPNVGKSTLVNRILGRREAVVEDQPGVTRDRVFYEAEWSGKDFWLVDTGGWEDRVQGMAYRVAEQAEVAVSLADVVLFIVDANVGITTTDEQLLRVLRRADRPVVLVANKVDDQRGELEAAALWNLGLGEPHPVSALHGRGSGDLLDAMLEAMPEEGRGGAVDRGPRRIALVGRPNVGKSSLLNRLARERRVVVDDVAGTTRDPVDERITLGGRDWTFVDTAGIRRRVLQSQGADYYASLRTRAALDRAEVAVVLLEANEPISTQDLKIIDMVLESGRALVLAFNKWDLLDEERHAQLEREIEQDLGHVAWAPRVNISAETGRHAEKLVPALDEALRSWDRRIPTGRLNAFLGALVAAHPHPLRGGKQSRILFATQARTRPPRFVIFASGFLEHGYRRFIERRLREDFEFTGSPIVIGVRIREKRRR; from the coding sequence ATGCACACCAGCGCTCCGCACGACCCCTCCGCCCCCGCGAGCCCGGGCCTCGGCCAGGGCATCACCATCGCGATCGACGGCCCGGCCGGCTCGGGCAAGTCGAGCGTCTCCCGGCTCGTCGCCGAGGCGCTGGACGGAGGCATCCTCGACACCGGGGCGATGTACCGTGCCGTCACCTGGAGCTGCCTCGACGGCGACGTCGACCTGGCGGACCGCGAGGCCGTCGCCGCGGTGGCCGAGGCGATCGACCTGGACCTCGGCACGGATCCCGCCGGCGCGACCGTCGTCGTGGGGGGCATCGACATCACCGCCGAGATCCGCACCGAGCGCATCTCCCAGCGGGTCAGCGACGTCGCCACCAACACCCTGGTGCGCGCCATCCTGCAGCGCCGACAGCGCGAGGTCCTGTTCGCCACCGCCGACGCCCGCGGGTTCTGTGTCGCCGAGGGCCGCGACATCACCACCGTCGTCGCCCCCGATGCCCACGTCCGCGTGCTGCTGACCGCCTCCGACGAGGAGCGCATGCGTCGCCGCGCCGCCGAGCTGGATCTCGAGGACAGCGCGGACACCCGCGCCCGGATGGCCGACCAGGTGCTGCGGCGGGATCGGGACGACTCCACCGTCTCCGAGTTCCTCACCGCCGCCGAAGGGGTCGACACGGTCGACACCACCGGGCTCGGGATCGAGGACGTCGTCGAACAGGTGCTGATGCGTGTCGCCGCCGCCGAGACCGCCCGGGAGGAGCAGCTGCACGGCAGCGCGGAGGCGGCACCTGCCGCATCGGCGCCCGCGTGGCCCGGGTCCGCTGCCGCCGATCCCGACGGCTCCTCGGATCAGGAGCTCGAGGCCGCCCTGCGGGTCGGTCTCGAGGACTACGAGCTGGACGAGACGGACCGGGAGCTGCTCGAGGGCGGCGACGGCGATGCCGCGCCGGCCGCCGCGCCGCGGAACCTGCCCGTCGTCGCCGTCGTGGGCCGGCCGAATGTCGGCAAGTCCACCCTGGTCAACCGCATCCTGGGCCGGCGCGAGGCCGTGGTCGAGGACCAGCCCGGGGTCACCCGCGACCGCGTGTTCTACGAGGCCGAATGGTCCGGCAAGGACTTCTGGCTGGTCGACACCGGAGGCTGGGAGGACCGCGTCCAGGGCATGGCGTACCGGGTGGCCGAGCAGGCCGAGGTCGCGGTCTCCCTGGCCGACGTCGTGCTGTTCATCGTCGATGCGAATGTCGGCATCACCACGACCGACGAGCAGCTGCTGCGGGTGCTGCGCCGCGCGGACCGTCCGGTGGTGCTGGTCGCGAACAAGGTCGACGACCAGCGCGGAGAGCTCGAGGCCGCCGCCCTGTGGAACCTCGGGCTGGGGGAGCCGCACCCGGTCTCGGCGCTGCACGGCCGCGGATCCGGCGATCTGCTGGACGCGATGCTCGAGGCGATGCCCGAGGAGGGTCGGGGCGGGGCCGTCGATCGTGGTCCGCGCCGCATCGCCCTGGTGGGCCGCCCGAACGTCGGCAAGTCGTCCTTGCTCAACCGCCTCGCGCGGGAGCGACGGGTCGTCGTCGACGACGTCGCCGGCACCACGCGCGACCCGGTCGACGAGAGGATCACCCTCGGCGGCAGGGACTGGACGTTCGTCGACACCGCGGGCATCCGGCGTCGCGTGCTGCAGTCGCAGGGCGCGGACTACTACGCCTCGCTGCGCACGCGCGCCGCGCTGGACCGGGCCGAGGTCGCCGTGGTGCTCCTGGAGGCGAACGAGCCGATCTCCACCCAGGACCTCAAGATCATCGACATGGTGCTCGAGTCCGGCAGGGCACTGGTGTTGGCCTTCAACAAATGGGACCTACTGGACGAGGAGCGCCACGCCCAGCTCGAACGGGAGATCGAGCAGGATCTCGGCCACGTCGCCTGGGCCCCCCGGGTCAACATCTCCGCCGAGACCGGGCGTCACGCCGAGAAGCTGGTCCCCGCCCTGGACGAGGCACTCCGGTCCTGGGACCGACGCATCCCCACCGGTCGCCTGAACGCCTTCCTCGGCGCGCTGGTCGCCGCGCACCCGCACCCGCTCCGGGGCGGCAAGCAGTCGAGGATCCTGTTCGCGACGCAGGCACGCACCCGTCCTCCCCGCTTCGTCATCTTCGCCAGCGGATTCCTCGAACACGGATACCGCCGCTTCATCGAGCGGCGCCTGCGGGAGGACTTCGAGTTCACCGGCTCCCCGATCGTCATCGGCGTGCGGATCCGGGAGAAGAGACGACGCTGA
- a CDS encoding TM2 domain-containing protein, whose protein sequence is MSSSNDHGPWDPHGGPQDGRQDPYGSDRQTWSPAGDGFPMASGPYGPGAAGPYGSGAAGPYGSGVPQPGPGGPAPAGAAPGVPGGQGQSRLLVGLMGIFFGGLGVHRFLMGYTTIGLVQVLVSVLSCFLLYPFVQIWGLVEGTLVLARSESFQRDAHGRPLAD, encoded by the coding sequence ATGAGCAGCTCGAACGACCACGGCCCCTGGGACCCCCACGGGGGGCCGCAGGACGGCCGGCAGGATCCGTACGGCTCGGACCGGCAGACCTGGTCCCCGGCGGGCGACGGCTTCCCGATGGCCTCGGGCCCGTACGGCCCCGGTGCGGCGGGCCCTTACGGCTCCGGTGCGGCGGGCCCCTACGGCTCCGGTGTCCCGCAGCCGGGCCCCGGCGGACCGGCTCCCGCAGGTGCTGCGCCGGGCGTTCCCGGTGGGCAGGGCCAGAGCCGCCTGCTGGTCGGCCTGATGGGCATCTTCTTCGGCGGCCTCGGGGTGCACCGGTTCCTCATGGGGTACACGACCATCGGGCTGGTCCAGGTCCTGGTGAGCGTGCTCAGCTGCTTCCTGCTGTACCCGTTCGTCCAGATCTGGGGGCTCGTCGAGGGCACCCTGGTGCTCGCGAGGTCGGAGTCCTTCCAGCGCGATGCGCACGGCCGCCCCCTGGCTGACTGA
- a CDS encoding NUDIX domain-containing protein, protein MAAPDFVLALRDKIGHELLWLPGVTAIVLDRERARMLAVRRADNGAWTPVTGIIDPGEEPAAAAVREVAEEAGVDCTPLRLLDVRTLPPITHPNGDRAQYLDLCFLCEHTGGEPVPADGENTEARWFPIGEPPLLNTRFTEQLQLALADGLSARFRA, encoded by the coding sequence ATGGCCGCCCCTGATTTCGTGCTCGCCCTGCGAGATAAGATCGGTCATGAGCTGCTGTGGCTCCCGGGCGTCACCGCGATCGTGCTCGATCGCGAGCGCGCCCGCATGCTCGCGGTGCGTCGGGCGGACAACGGCGCCTGGACCCCCGTGACCGGGATCATCGACCCGGGCGAGGAACCGGCGGCGGCCGCGGTCCGCGAGGTCGCCGAGGAGGCCGGGGTCGACTGCACCCCGCTGCGCCTGCTGGACGTGCGCACGCTGCCGCCGATCACCCATCCGAACGGCGACCGCGCCCAGTACCTGGACCTGTGCTTCCTGTGCGAGCACACCGGCGGCGAGCCCGTCCCGGCCGACGGGGAGAACACCGAGGCACGCTGGTTCCCGATCGGCGAACCTCCCCTGCTGAACACGCGCTTCACCGAGCAGCTCCAGCTCGCCCTCGCCGACGGCCTGTCGGCGCGCTTCCGCGCATGA
- a CDS encoding extracellular solute-binding protein: MAPGPLTRSSPDRRTFLRLSAGVATVLPLTALAGCAGSNGDPSVIRIAFQQFGSGTIKEQWITTAAEEFSAENPQLTVELVPIVASEGDYFTKNELLMSSPRTSPDLVYEDSFILLSDVGAGYLQPITDLAEGFEHWDDIADASKVAVTGEDGEIYGIPITTDTRAIWFHREVLAEAGLPEDWQPGSWADILEAARAIRDSDSEATPFFMFAGTPQGEKASMQGFEMLLYGTAPDSWLYDRETKKWIIGSRGFIDSLAFLETVFEEDLTLPPAQLLDPNISESIYTTLLPEKKLGMLVDGSWISQNWTESAARPWPEWPDVIGLADMPTQDGGGNGTVTLAGGWGLSIPQHVTDRDAAFAFLEKLVSTETLVDFAIADNHITVREDVAADERYQGYSPAVEYFTEILETAYYRPALPAYPEVSSAIQEAMEAVMTGVSPESAAAAYDATVTDIVGPENVQEASA, encoded by the coding sequence GTGGCCCCAGGACCGCTCACCCGGTCGTCCCCCGACCGCCGCACCTTCCTGCGCCTGAGCGCGGGGGTCGCGACGGTCCTTCCGCTGACCGCACTGGCCGGCTGCGCCGGCAGCAACGGTGACCCCTCGGTCATCCGGATCGCCTTCCAGCAGTTCGGCTCAGGGACCATCAAGGAGCAGTGGATCACCACCGCCGCCGAGGAGTTCTCCGCCGAGAACCCTCAGCTGACGGTGGAGCTGGTCCCCATCGTCGCCTCCGAAGGGGACTACTTCACCAAGAACGAGCTGCTGATGAGCTCGCCCCGCACCAGCCCCGATCTGGTGTACGAGGACTCTTTCATCCTGCTCTCCGACGTCGGGGCGGGCTACCTGCAGCCGATCACCGACCTGGCCGAGGGCTTCGAGCACTGGGACGACATCGCCGACGCCTCGAAGGTCGCCGTCACCGGGGAGGACGGGGAGATCTACGGGATCCCCATCACCACGGACACCCGCGCCATCTGGTTCCACCGCGAGGTGCTCGCCGAGGCCGGACTGCCCGAGGACTGGCAGCCCGGCAGCTGGGCGGACATCCTCGAGGCCGCACGCGCGATCCGCGACTCCGACAGCGAGGCGACCCCGTTCTTCATGTTCGCGGGCACGCCGCAGGGCGAGAAGGCCTCGATGCAGGGCTTCGAGATGCTGCTGTACGGCACCGCGCCGGACAGCTGGCTGTACGACCGCGAGACCAAGAAGTGGATCATCGGCTCGAGGGGGTTCATCGACTCCCTCGCCTTCCTGGAGACGGTCTTCGAGGAGGACCTGACCCTCCCGCCGGCTCAGCTGCTGGACCCGAACATCTCCGAGTCGATCTACACCACACTGCTGCCGGAGAAGAAGCTCGGCATGCTGGTGGACGGCTCGTGGATCTCCCAGAACTGGACCGAGTCCGCGGCCCGGCCCTGGCCCGAGTGGCCGGACGTGATCGGTCTGGCGGACATGCCCACCCAGGACGGCGGCGGCAACGGCACCGTGACCCTGGCCGGCGGCTGGGGGCTGTCGATCCCGCAGCACGTCACCGACCGTGATGCCGCCTTCGCCTTCCTCGAGAAGCTGGTCTCGACGGAGACCCTGGTGGACTTCGCCATCGCCGACAACCACATCACCGTGCGCGAGGACGTCGCGGCCGACGAGCGCTACCAGGGCTACTCCCCGGCGGTCGAGTACTTCACCGAGATCTTGGAGACCGCCTACTACCGCCCGGCCCTCCCGGCCTACCCGGAGGTGTCCTCCGCCATCCAGGAAGCGATGGAGGCCGTGATGACCGGCGTCAGCCCTGAGTCGGCGGCCGCCGCGTACGACGCCACCGTCACCGACATCGTCGGGCCCGAGAACGTGCAGGAGGCCAGCGCATGA
- a CDS encoding carbohydrate ABC transporter permease, which translates to MSTSAPTTEHEPSLAAPPPPRRGRLGNGLTATRAVPMVPAFLLLIGFMLGPIVYSVYLAFTDKAIRGKGAEDAEFVGFENFTDAFTDGDFWNSVILTLIFTVVSAVIGQNVMGMLLALLLERASRVISFVVTSIVIAAWILPEVVAGYLLYTFFAPEGSLNAIITAIGLPPQELLFSAPIIAVSFANIWRGTAFSMLVYSAALSSVPGDVYESASLDGAGPVRRFVSVTLPLMRPAIATNLMLTTLQTLSVFGLIFIMTGGGPSRQSQTLPLYMYEQAFSYGQLGYGTAVALLLLLIGAVASLVYLRLLPEEDKR; encoded by the coding sequence ATGAGCACCAGCGCCCCCACGACGGAGCACGAGCCGTCCCTGGCGGCCCCGCCGCCGCCGCGGCGCGGGAGGCTGGGGAACGGCCTGACCGCGACCCGGGCCGTGCCGATGGTCCCGGCGTTCCTGCTGCTGATCGGCTTCATGCTGGGGCCGATCGTGTACTCCGTGTACCTCGCGTTCACCGACAAGGCCATCCGCGGCAAGGGCGCCGAGGACGCCGAGTTCGTCGGCTTCGAGAACTTCACCGACGCGTTCACCGACGGCGACTTCTGGAACTCGGTGATCCTGACGCTGATCTTCACGGTGGTGTCCGCCGTGATCGGCCAGAACGTCATGGGCATGCTGCTGGCCCTGCTGCTGGAGCGCGCCAGCCGGGTGATCTCCTTCGTGGTGACCTCGATCGTGATCGCCGCCTGGATCCTCCCGGAGGTGGTCGCCGGCTACCTGCTCTACACGTTCTTCGCCCCCGAGGGATCGTTGAATGCGATCATCACGGCGATCGGGCTGCCGCCGCAGGAGCTGCTGTTCAGCGCGCCCATCATCGCGGTGTCCTTCGCGAACATCTGGCGCGGCACCGCGTTCTCGATGCTGGTGTACTCGGCGGCGCTCAGCTCCGTTCCCGGTGACGTCTACGAGTCCGCCTCCCTGGACGGAGCCGGCCCGGTGCGCCGATTCGTCTCGGTGACGCTGCCGCTGATGCGGCCCGCGATCGCCACCAACCTGATGCTGACCACCCTGCAGACGCTGTCGGTGTTCGGGCTGATCTTCATCATGACCGGTGGCGGGCCGTCCCGGCAGAGCCAGACGCTGCCGCTGTACATGTACGAGCAGGCGTTCTCCTACGGCCAGCTCGGCTACGGCACCGCCGTGGCCCTGCTGCTGCTCCTGATCGGAGCGGTGGCCTCGTTGGTGTACCTGCGTCTGCTCCCGGAGGAGGACAAGCGATGA
- a CDS encoding carbohydrate ABC transporter permease, producing the protein MTAIDETTDPATREGRGGPGSGDGSRLRPRRSGMGPRERSTTIASTVVMLVIGAAFLVPLLWVVLASFNTEASLSIAWPSSWSLGNFAAIWNMETTFRPLLNSLILCGGATVVTMTTAVLCAYPMSRYRFRAKRPLLLGIIFSTGLPITAIMIPVYSLFVQVNLIDSMGGAILFLGASSLPYAIFLTKGFMDGVPVEIEESAWTEGAGVYRALWSVVLPLMRPGLAVATIFTFVMMWGNFFVPFMLLLSPENLPAAVTLYTFSSQYGQVAYGQLAAFSIFYSLPVVVLYLFLGRTLGQGFAAAGGVKG; encoded by the coding sequence ATGACCGCGATCGACGAGACCACGGATCCCGCGACGCGGGAGGGCCGCGGCGGTCCCGGCTCCGGCGACGGCTCGCGGCTGAGACCGCGCCGCTCCGGCATGGGGCCGCGTGAACGCAGCACCACGATCGCCAGCACGGTCGTGATGCTGGTGATCGGCGCGGCCTTCCTGGTCCCGCTGCTGTGGGTGGTGCTCGCCTCCTTCAACACCGAGGCGTCGCTGTCCATCGCCTGGCCGAGCTCCTGGTCCCTGGGCAACTTCGCGGCGATCTGGAACATGGAGACCACCTTCCGGCCGCTGCTGAACTCCCTGATCCTGTGCGGCGGGGCGACGGTGGTCACCATGACGACGGCGGTGCTGTGCGCGTACCCGATGTCGCGGTACCGGTTCCGTGCCAAACGTCCGCTGCTGCTGGGCATCATCTTCTCCACAGGACTGCCGATCACCGCGATCATGATCCCGGTCTACTCGCTGTTCGTGCAGGTGAACCTGATCGACTCGATGGGTGGGGCGATCCTCTTCCTCGGCGCCAGCTCCCTGCCGTATGCGATCTTCCTGACCAAGGGGTTCATGGACGGCGTGCCCGTGGAGATCGAGGAATCCGCCTGGACCGAGGGCGCCGGCGTGTACCGGGCCCTGTGGTCGGTGGTGCTGCCGCTGATGCGTCCGGGTCTGGCCGTGGCGACGATCTTCACCTTCGTGATGATGTGGGGGAACTTCTTCGTCCCGTTCATGCTGCTGCTGAGCCCCGAGAATCTCCCGGCCGCGGTGACGCTGTACACCTTCTCCTCGCAGTACGGGCAGGTCGCCTACGGCCAGCTGGCCGCTTTCTCGATCTTCTACTCGCTGCCGGTGGTGGTGCTGTACCTGTTCCTGGGGCGCACCCTGGGCCAGGGCTTCGCCGCGGCCGGCGGCGTGAAGGGCTGA
- a CDS encoding acyltransferase family protein, translated as MSQNPSSGPSTGSPSTTGPQRLHHLDALRGGALLLGVLLHALMPFLPGDLWLVSDSHDSWGALGAVGVIHLFRMILFMMLAGYFGHMVLHRRGAGSYVRDRLMRIGLPLVVFLPGLFVLVIMAVQLNAAVRGLGPLTPPPPPPGAPTGILALPTLHLWFLLLLLEIVLVVVVVRAVLLRLLGTGRAERASLRIASALSSPFGLLLVAAPYAVGLMVQGGNVASITEPTTLVPVAGASITYGAAFLAGWFLRAHPSALGRLQRQWIPQLAVAVVLSPLALLAPASTPPVLVAVLAALAGWAWVYGLLGLTGRLVRREIPWVRYLADSSYWIYLIHFPLLLLVEVPLADLALPLLIKLAIALAAVMTVLLISYDLLVRSTWLGKWLNGHRRARAMSGSRRRREDRVTEPA; from the coding sequence ATGTCTCAGAACCCGTCCTCCGGCCCCTCGACCGGCTCACCCTCGACCACCGGTCCTCAGCGGCTCCACCACCTCGACGCGCTCCGCGGCGGAGCGCTGCTGCTGGGCGTGCTGCTGCACGCCCTGATGCCCTTCCTCCCCGGTGACCTCTGGCTCGTCAGCGACAGCCACGACTCCTGGGGAGCGCTGGGCGCGGTCGGGGTGATCCACCTCTTCCGCATGATCCTGTTCATGATGCTGGCCGGCTACTTCGGGCACATGGTGCTGCACCGCCGGGGCGCCGGGTCCTATGTGCGGGACCGGCTGATGCGCATCGGGCTGCCGTTGGTCGTCTTCCTGCCGGGGCTCTTCGTGCTGGTCATCATGGCCGTGCAGCTGAACGCCGCCGTGCGCGGTCTCGGTCCTCTCACACCCCCGCCGCCACCGCCCGGGGCGCCCACGGGCATCCTCGCCCTGCCCACGCTGCACCTGTGGTTCCTGCTCCTGCTGCTCGAGATCGTGCTCGTGGTCGTGGTGGTGCGTGCCGTGCTCCTGCGTCTGCTCGGCACCGGGCGCGCGGAGCGGGCCTCCCTCCGCATCGCCTCGGCGCTGTCCTCCCCGTTCGGTCTCCTCCTGGTCGCCGCCCCGTACGCGGTGGGCCTGATGGTCCAGGGCGGGAACGTCGCCAGCATCACCGAGCCCACCACGCTGGTGCCGGTGGCGGGCGCGAGCATCACCTATGGCGCCGCCTTCCTGGCGGGGTGGTTCCTGCGGGCGCACCCCTCCGCGCTGGGCCGGCTGCAGCGGCAGTGGATCCCGCAGCTGGCGGTCGCCGTCGTGCTCAGCCCGCTCGCCCTGCTCGCACCGGCCTCCACGCCGCCGGTCCTGGTGGCGGTCCTCGCCGCGCTCGCCGGGTGGGCGTGGGTGTACGGTCTGCTCGGACTCACGGGGAGACTCGTGAGGCGGGAGATCCCGTGGGTGCGCTATCTGGCCGATTCCTCCTACTGGATCTACCTCATCCATTTCCCGCTGCTGCTGCTGGTGGAGGTCCCGCTGGCGGACCTCGCCCTGCCGCTGCTCATCAAGCTCGCCATCGCCCTGGCGGCGGTGATGACGGTGCTCCTGATCAGCTACGACCTCCTGGTGCGCTCCACCTGGCTCGGGAAGTGGCTCAACGGCCACCGCCGCGCCCGGGCGATGTCCGGGAGCAGGCGGCGACGCGAGGACCGGGTCACCGAGCCGGCCTGA
- a CDS encoding sensor histidine kinase codes for MAILPAPARPRAELESEPAPCAARSEVWQGSRGEKLEVWIPPALLLVAWSVGWIAEQTWMPGDTVLWALVPTGVILLVRVLLEKLLRRSRPGARPLVMLYVLHLVLVAIGTLLNPMTCIYTFVGYIDSQRFLTGGTAQAVVVVTALLCAVGQLGGVQVVLTEVWFFIGLAVVNMLIAVCMMFLAGERERILDQREQALTEIDRVNRENAQLHEQLMAGARRAGADEERDRLSREIHDTVAQGLIGVIRQLEMVGSDVDPASRQHLAIAEEAARDCLLEARRAVEALGPHQLHDTGLVEALSALVARWARTHRVVATFDADEAPWESRHGHVLVRVAQESLANIARHAGAGTVTATLLGDEKTTILRIVDDGRGFEPGAVERGHGLSNMVERARRVDGRLEISSAPGQGTTVTATVPR; via the coding sequence ATGGCGATTCTCCCTGCGCCGGCGCGGCCGCGGGCCGAGCTCGAGAGCGAGCCCGCGCCCTGTGCTGCGCGATCCGAGGTCTGGCAGGGCTCGCGGGGAGAGAAGCTCGAGGTCTGGATCCCGCCGGCTCTGCTCCTGGTCGCCTGGTCGGTGGGCTGGATCGCGGAGCAGACCTGGATGCCGGGCGACACCGTGCTGTGGGCCCTCGTCCCGACGGGCGTGATCCTGCTGGTGCGCGTCCTGCTGGAGAAGTTGCTGCGACGCTCGCGCCCGGGGGCCCGACCACTCGTGATGCTCTACGTCCTGCATCTGGTGCTGGTCGCGATCGGGACTCTCCTGAATCCGATGACCTGCATCTACACCTTCGTGGGCTACATCGATTCCCAGCGATTCCTGACCGGCGGCACGGCGCAGGCGGTGGTCGTGGTGACGGCGCTGCTGTGCGCCGTCGGTCAGTTGGGCGGGGTGCAGGTGGTCCTGACGGAGGTCTGGTTCTTCATCGGGCTCGCGGTCGTGAACATGCTGATCGCCGTCTGCATGATGTTCCTGGCGGGTGAGCGCGAACGGATCCTCGACCAGCGCGAGCAGGCGCTGACCGAGATCGACCGTGTGAACCGGGAGAACGCGCAGCTGCACGAGCAGCTGATGGCCGGGGCGCGACGCGCCGGGGCCGACGAGGAGCGGGACCGGCTCTCGCGCGAGATCCACGACACCGTCGCCCAAGGGCTGATCGGCGTGATCCGCCAGCTCGAGATGGTCGGCTCCGACGTCGACCCGGCCTCGCGCCAACACCTCGCGATCGCCGAGGAGGCCGCGCGCGACTGTCTGCTCGAGGCGCGTCGGGCGGTGGAGGCGCTCGGCCCCCACCAGCTGCACGACACCGGCCTCGTCGAGGCGCTGTCGGCCCTGGTGGCCCGCTGGGCCAGGACCCACCGGGTGGTTGCCACGTTCGACGCCGACGAGGCGCCGTGGGAGAGCCGCCACGGCCACGTTCTGGTGCGCGTCGCCCAGGAGTCCCTGGCGAACATCGCCCGCCACGCCGGGGCGGGCACGGTGACGGCGACCCTGCTCGGCGACGAGAAGACGACGATCCTGCGCATCGTCGACGACGGCCGCGGCTTCGAGCCGGGTGCCGTCGAGCGCGGCCACGGGCTGTCCAACATGGTCGAGCGCGCGCGCCGGGTCGACGGGCGCCTCGAGATCTCCTCCGCCCCCGGTCAGGGCACCACCGTCACGGCGACGGTGCCGCGATGA
- a CDS encoding response regulator transcription factor: protein MSPVRVVVVDDHPVVRDGLVAMLGAEEEIAVVGAAQDGGEAVTVSEAVGPDVVLMDLRMPGTSGIEAIRALRQGGRRTPRILVLTTYDTDRDIRGALEAGADGYLLKDSPREEVVRAVHDLAVGRAVLAPAALAALAGVRDGQVALSSREAEVLRLVADGCTNRAVASRLGIGEATVKTHLMHVYEKLGVGDRASAVRTAWELGLV, encoded by the coding sequence ATGAGCCCCGTGAGGGTGGTGGTGGTCGATGACCACCCCGTGGTCCGCGACGGTCTGGTCGCGATGCTCGGGGCCGAGGAGGAGATCGCCGTGGTCGGCGCCGCCCAGGACGGCGGCGAGGCCGTCACGGTGAGCGAGGCGGTCGGCCCGGACGTGGTGCTGATGGACCTGCGGATGCCCGGCACCAGCGGGATCGAGGCGATCCGGGCATTGCGGCAAGGAGGCCGCAGGACCCCGCGGATCCTGGTGCTGACCACGTACGACACCGATCGGGACATCCGTGGTGCGCTCGAGGCCGGTGCCGACGGCTACCTGCTCAAGGACAGTCCCCGCGAGGAGGTCGTCCGCGCCGTGCACGACCTTGCGGTGGGGAGGGCGGTGCTCGCCCCTGCGGCCCTCGCCGCCCTCGCCGGGGTCCGGGACGGCCAGGTCGCGCTCAGCTCCCGCGAGGCCGAGGTGCTGCGCCTGGTGGCCGATGGCTGCACGAACCGGGCGGTCGCCTCCCGGCTCGGGATCGGGGAGGCGACGGTGAAGACCCACCTCATGCACGTCTACGAGAAGCTCGGGGTGGGGGACCGTGCCTCCGCGGTTCGCACCGCCTGGGAGCTCGGGCTGGTCTGA
- a CDS encoding formyltetrahydrofolate deformylase codes for MSSPSPTGTPAPTVEYVLTFVCEDRAGIVHAVTGAIVEVGGNITESRQFESGSTHRFYMRLQLTTSASTQEIAAALAPVIERFGIEHHLDVVGRPLRTLVLGSTAKHCLNDLLFQVDAGHLPIEVPLILANHPTLEPLARFHEIPFEQHPTKGEHAKAAFEDRVRRAIDEHDIELVVLARYMQILSPELCAELAGRCINIHHSFLPGFKGANPYRQAHARGVKQIGATAHFVTSDLDEGPIIEQDVIRVDHTRSPQELMAIGQDAEVRTLRQAVAWFAQSRVLLDGTRTVIFR; via the coding sequence ATGAGCAGTCCGAGCCCCACCGGCACCCCCGCCCCCACCGTCGAGTACGTCCTCACCTTCGTGTGCGAGGACCGCGCCGGGATCGTCCACGCGGTCACCGGTGCGATCGTCGAGGTGGGTGGGAACATCACGGAGTCGCGTCAGTTCGAGAGCGGCAGCACCCACCGCTTCTACATGCGTCTGCAGCTGACCACCAGCGCCTCGACGCAGGAGATCGCCGCGGCCCTCGCCCCGGTCATCGAGCGCTTCGGCATCGAGCACCATCTCGATGTGGTGGGCCGACCGCTGCGCACCCTCGTGCTCGGCTCCACCGCCAAGCACTGCCTCAACGACCTGCTGTTCCAGGTCGACGCCGGCCACCTCCCCATCGAGGTGCCGCTGATCCTGGCCAACCACCCCACCCTCGAGCCGCTGGCGCGATTCCACGAGATCCCCTTCGAGCAGCACCCCACGAAGGGCGAGCACGCCAAGGCCGCCTTCGAGGATCGGGTGCGGCGGGCGATCGACGAGCACGACATCGAGCTCGTGGTGCTGGCGCGGTACATGCAGATCCTCTCCCCCGAGCTGTGCGCGGAGCTCGCCGGACGCTGCATCAACATCCACCACTCGTTCCTGCCGGGTTTCAAGGGCGCCAACCCCTATCGCCAGGCCCATGCCCGCGGCGTCAAGCAGATCGGGGCCACCGCCCACTTCGTCACCAGCGACCTCGACGAGGGCCCGATCATCGAGCAGGACGTGATCCGGGTGGACCACACCCGCTCCCCGCAGGAGTTGATGGCGATCGGGCAGGATGCCGAGGTGCGGACGCTGCGCCAGGCGGTCGCCTGGTTCGCGCAGTCGCGGGTGCTGCTGGACGGGACCCGCACCGTCATCTTCCGCTGA